The following are from one region of the Acidobacteriota bacterium genome:
- a CDS encoding Bax inhibitor-1/YccA family protein — protein sequence MRTSNPALGSRFERHLSASAGQAAMTVDGTVHKTGFLILLVVLASAVSWTYADTPLGSLLLFGGLIAGLILALVTIFKPQWAVITAPLYALAEGALLGVISRYFDAQYPGLPVYALGLTIGTLLAMLMLYQTGTIKVTAKLRSGVMMATGAIFLFYLASFVVGFFGISMPLLHSSGPLGIIFSLVIVGVAAFNLLLDFDFIEKGAEKGAPRYMEWYGAFGLVVTLVWLYLEMLRLLAKLRD from the coding sequence ATGAGAACTTCAAATCCTGCCCTTGGATCGCGCTTTGAACGGCATCTGAGCGCCTCCGCCGGCCAAGCCGCCATGACCGTTGACGGGACCGTCCACAAGACCGGTTTCCTCATCTTGCTGGTCGTATTGGCTTCAGCCGTGTCCTGGACCTACGCCGATACGCCGCTGGGATCATTGCTGCTTTTCGGCGGACTTATCGCGGGCCTCATTCTGGCTCTGGTCACCATTTTCAAGCCCCAATGGGCGGTCATTACCGCGCCTCTCTACGCCCTGGCCGAAGGGGCCTTGCTGGGAGTGATCTCGCGCTACTTCGACGCCCAGTACCCAGGCCTTCCCGTCTATGCGCTGGGACTCACCATCGGCACCTTGCTGGCCATGCTGATGCTCTACCAGACCGGGACTATCAAAGTCACCGCCAAACTGCGTTCGGGGGTGATGATGGCCACCGGCGCCATTTTCCTCTTTTACCTGGCCAGCTTCGTGGTGGGGTTCTTCGGAATCAGCATGCCCCTGCTTCACTCCAGCGGACCTCTGGGCATCATCTTCAGCCTGGTCATCGTGGGCGTGGCGGCCTTCAACTTGCTGCTCGACTTCGATTTCATCGAGAAGGGCGCCGAAAAGGGCGCTCCCCGCTACATGGAATGGTACGGGGCCTTCGGGCTGGTGGTCACGCTGGTCTGGCTCTACCTTGAAATGCTGCGGCTGCTGGCCAAGCTGCGCGACTAG
- a CDS encoding STAS domain-containing protein — MKIEERKISGVTILDVSGKITIGEGSAEIRNKVRQLLEQGDKDILLNLGEVSYVDSSGIGELVSCYTTVTNQGGQLKLLNLTRKMRELLAITKLLTVFDDYKEEGAALASFKS; from the coding sequence ATGAAGATTGAAGAGCGGAAGATAAGCGGCGTCACGATTCTCGACGTGTCGGGCAAAATTACGATCGGGGAGGGCAGCGCCGAGATCCGCAACAAGGTTCGCCAGCTATTGGAGCAGGGCGACAAAGACATCCTGCTCAACTTGGGCGAGGTGAGCTATGTCGACAGCTCCGGCATCGGGGAGCTGGTGAGCTGCTACACCACCGTGACCAACCAGGGAGGCCAGCTCAAGCTGCTCAACCTGACCCGCAAGATGCGCGAGTTGCTGGCCATCACCAAGCTGCTGACCGTCTTTGACGACTATAAAGAAGAGGGAGCGGCTCTCGCTAGCTTCAAGAGCTGA
- a CDS encoding M1 family aminopeptidase codes for MVKRLFVAVLMMAAVPTALAQEETVPPEAVEEKAAEIAPDSLDAAALWQRLRSPEFAQGGSLADLTLRRDEAEIVFQQGRLALDSPLPGRPSMAYFQGSGRLSIKPSLSAERDQLALHAKEATVDAEFTEALLFFGDGTGGKFSQALQSQDGSFRPDLDRLRKLRRHGLDWDARLLKALLASQGSHHAFLAAEIKTRKHGWLSFCFDEFDPEELELINWRESHRSRDVWVKYPKDGRTPQEVFQDPVSHQETVVRSYKIDVTVEKNTELRATVDVTFDQKRAGERVLLFAMTPDLQVSSVKDQEGNELTFLQPEKDRDDVFYNDYLAVVAPQPWPQGSHQLTFQYAGKKVVEEVGGGNFFCRSFGWYPSYGMGRPSINENAFATRKDFEITLSVPKRYDAVSVGEKLSDQKEGDQRITRWKSEIPLAVAGFAFGDYKIETHDVGDVKVEVYANARGDDFLRRIEHLASPGIGQTRSAVNLGSLSPGRMAGTMAVEVGNSLRVMQTYFGPYPYKKLAVSNIPFSYGQGWPSLLYLSTATFLDSTQRHQLGIDDAVGITDYFRAHETSHQWWGHVVGWKSYRDQWLSEGFAQFSGNLYAWYSRSPKEYFERMRKDRELFMHGDGKGSYNVLGPIYMGRRLSSAEYPRGYSALVYEKGGWVLHMLRMMFYDPNSKQPDERFIAMMKDFTKTHFNQPASTEDFKKVVEKHMLPMMNIDGDGSMDWFFDAWVYGNQIPKYELEFSIQPDQQEGKWTVSGKLHQREVNDDFRAPVPLYLHLNGQVMRLGFLTSRGAMTPFNIPGLGFKPDKVTINEWDDMLVR; via the coding sequence ATGGTTAAGCGATTGTTCGTTGCAGTCTTGATGATGGCTGCCGTCCCGACGGCGCTGGCTCAGGAAGAAACAGTGCCACCTGAAGCGGTGGAGGAGAAAGCCGCCGAGATTGCTCCTGACAGCCTGGATGCCGCCGCCCTGTGGCAGCGATTACGCAGTCCCGAGTTCGCTCAGGGCGGCAGCCTCGCCGACCTGACGCTGCGCAGGGACGAGGCTGAAATCGTCTTCCAGCAAGGGCGCCTGGCCTTGGACTCGCCTTTGCCGGGGCGTCCCTCCATGGCCTATTTTCAGGGCTCGGGCCGCCTTTCCATCAAACCGTCCTTGTCGGCCGAGCGTGACCAGTTGGCCCTTCACGCCAAGGAAGCGACGGTGGACGCCGAGTTCACCGAAGCTTTGCTCTTCTTCGGCGACGGCACCGGCGGCAAGTTCTCTCAGGCCCTTCAGTCGCAAGATGGCTCCTTCCGCCCCGACCTCGACCGCTTGCGCAAACTGCGCCGCCACGGACTCGACTGGGACGCCCGGCTGCTCAAAGCCCTGTTGGCTTCTCAAGGCTCTCACCACGCTTTTCTGGCCGCCGAAATCAAGACCAGGAAGCACGGCTGGCTCAGCTTCTGCTTTGACGAGTTCGATCCCGAAGAGCTGGAACTGATCAACTGGCGGGAATCGCATCGCAGCCGCGATGTCTGGGTCAAGTATCCCAAGGACGGACGCACCCCGCAGGAGGTCTTTCAAGATCCCGTCTCTCATCAAGAGACGGTGGTGCGTTCCTACAAGATAGACGTCACCGTCGAAAAGAACACCGAACTCAGAGCCACGGTCGACGTCACTTTCGATCAAAAGCGGGCGGGCGAGCGCGTCCTGCTCTTCGCCATGACTCCCGACTTGCAGGTTTCTTCGGTGAAGGACCAGGAAGGCAATGAATTGACCTTCCTGCAGCCCGAAAAAGACCGCGACGATGTCTTCTACAACGACTATCTGGCCGTGGTGGCGCCACAACCGTGGCCACAGGGCTCACATCAACTCACTTTTCAGTACGCGGGCAAGAAGGTAGTTGAAGAGGTCGGGGGCGGCAATTTCTTCTGCCGCAGCTTCGGATGGTATCCCAGTTATGGAATGGGCAGGCCTTCCATAAACGAGAACGCTTTCGCCACCCGCAAGGATTTCGAGATCACCCTGAGCGTCCCCAAGCGCTACGATGCGGTGTCTGTAGGCGAGAAGCTCTCGGACCAGAAGGAAGGCGATCAGCGGATCACCCGCTGGAAGAGCGAGATTCCGCTGGCCGTGGCGGGGTTCGCTTTCGGCGATTACAAGATCGAGACTCACGACGTAGGCGATGTCAAAGTCGAGGTCTACGCCAATGCCCGGGGAGACGATTTCCTGCGCCGTATCGAGCATCTGGCAAGTCCAGGCATCGGACAGACCCGAAGCGCGGTCAACCTCGGGTCCCTCTCGCCCGGACGCATGGCCGGAACCATGGCCGTCGAGGTGGGCAACAGCCTGCGTGTGATGCAGACTTACTTCGGTCCCTATCCCTACAAGAAGCTGGCCGTCTCCAACATCCCCTTCAGCTACGGGCAAGGCTGGCCCTCGCTCCTCTACCTTTCGACGGCGACTTTCCTCGACAGCACTCAACGCCATCAACTCGGCATCGACGACGCCGTGGGCATCACCGACTACTTCAGGGCCCATGAAACCTCTCACCAGTGGTGGGGCCACGTGGTGGGGTGGAAGAGCTACCGCGACCAGTGGCTGTCGGAGGGCTTCGCTCAGTTCTCGGGCAACCTCTACGCCTGGTACAGCCGCTCGCCCAAGGAATACTTCGAGCGCATGAGGAAGGACCGCGAATTGTTCATGCACGGAGACGGCAAGGGCTCCTACAACGTCCTCGGGCCCATCTACATGGGCAGGCGCCTCAGTTCGGCCGAGTATCCCCGCGGCTACTCGGCCTTGGTTTACGAAAAAGGCGGCTGGGTGCTGCACATGTTGCGCATGATGTTCTACGACCCCAATTCCAAGCAGCCGGATGAACGCTTCATCGCCATGATGAAGGATTTCACCAAGACCCATTTCAACCAGCCTGCCTCGACTGAAGACTTCAAGAAGGTGGTTGAGAAACACATGCTGCCTATGATGAACATCGACGGTGACGGCAGCATGGACTGGTTCTTCGATGCCTGGGTCTACGGCAACCAGATCCCCAAGTACGAACTCGAATTCAGCATCCAGCCCGACCAGCAGGAAGGCAAGTGGACGGTGAGCGGAAAGCTGCATCAAAGGGAGGTCAACGACGACTTTCGCGCGCCCGTCCCTCTCTACCTGCATCTGAACGGGCAAGTCATGCGCCTGGGCTTCCTGACCAGCCGGGGAGCGATGACGCCCTTCAATATTCCCGGCCTCGGCTTCAAGCCCGACAAGGTCACCATCAACGAATGGGACGATATGCTGGTCCGCTGA
- a CDS encoding thioredoxin family protein yields the protein MVKTASTMLDLGTQAPPFELPDTEGKLVSLDDFTDKKGLLVMFICNHCPFVKHISQGLADFARDYTSKGLGIVAINSNNVETHPQDRPEKMKEEKERVGYVFPYLFDASQMTAKAYRAACTPDFFLFDQDLKLVYRGQFDDSRPGNEVAVSGRDLRQAADAVLEGRAVSQDQKPSVGCNIKWRGGMEPDYFHG from the coding sequence ATGGTTAAGACTGCTTCGACGATGCTGGACCTGGGAACCCAGGCCCCTCCTTTTGAACTGCCCGACACCGAAGGAAAGCTGGTTTCCCTCGACGATTTCACCGACAAGAAGGGCCTGCTGGTGATGTTCATCTGCAATCACTGTCCTTTCGTCAAGCACATCAGCCAGGGCTTGGCCGACTTCGCCCGCGACTACACTTCCAAAGGACTGGGCATCGTCGCCATCAACTCCAACAACGTCGAGACACATCCCCAGGACCGGCCCGAGAAAATGAAGGAAGAGAAGGAAAGAGTCGGCTATGTCTTTCCTTATCTTTTCGATGCTTCGCAGATGACCGCCAAAGCCTACAGGGCTGCCTGCACCCCCGACTTTTTCCTCTTCGACCAGGACCTGAAGCTGGTCTACCGAGGCCAATTCGACGACAGCCGTCCAGGAAACGAGGTTGCCGTGAGCGGGCGAGACCTGCGTCAGGCCGCCGATGCCGTGCTTGAAGGCAGAGCGGTGAGCCAAGACCAGAAACCCAGTGTGGGATGCAACATCAAGTGGCGCGGCGGTATGGAGCCTGACTATTTCCACGGGTAA
- a CDS encoding translocation/assembly module TamB domain-containing protein, with amino-acid sequence MSPRLKKILAIPAILLVLAVVFFFVYLNSGSFARRAQAWLVDWMEARYQVEVELDGLDLDIFRLRARLTGLRIFQRPRQYPEPALQFESVLVDAHLSVLFSDEIRLQRVDLNGPVLRLRSPQDGPFNLRAMFAGKTAGAAGGGSGFDLGSLTIEELNIDRGRLIYNDRVLPITTTRFGFRGAVEAGITKGSYQGRLALSGLDLETEKVLIPSANVAVNLSGNMEGISDLRIDLDSAPLKAALQGQIADFSSFAYQFQAEIESRVEDLKRPGFLDSLQSAPLRSRGTLTGQGKSFLYQGRVTSALVTAYDLDFQEISAQITVDAEKADFSDLGGIFRGGRISGSGRLAISEDLQTEIKAQVEGTRLDGFHRLLSGRADASIDLSYPGRQWEKIRGRGRGRYQAELKLDLLDPRLPALSLAGSTPIRIAESTVYLQGGEASGEGLALKYSFQIDGDQNYRGQASLQAEWADRLLQAVLIEYAQQLPPQLQDRLALRGALRLEAQLKGRGDAFNLRSQLEPTQVLWQGEPMGRLSAQALWTPEALHLEEIHLQEGPVDGQGLLLLPLPHPADFTLRMQARAANLPVELFESFLPPELEAGGRVSGDLRLSRAPAQPWTLQSDFSLTQPRLLGRRLDSLSGRLSLAEQRLLLENLQGSLEEGSLRGSLTALLDEESFQELRLQARNLPLEPLAGPDLPLAGRADLTLDAQGPWTSPDFDLRIEAPALSLADYKLEDAKLSAQGRQGRVEFQFEHRMYGSDVLHSQGTVSLQPPYQADARLSFADLALGPFIQEAAEVELGDAFAAQVTGSVTFKGDLAQLARADIGIDLDTLHLTSTGYELSNPAPLKASLRQGMIRIEPFTVQGPQTALTLSGNISVQPPRELQLRLEGNTNLRLFNDFLPSGVMSGEVQLNTVISGSLADPRIVGSGSLSKGIFYSPDLFTSLYNVRGEFKFNPSQVSIDSLRAGTSMGQIQAQGGIFLNGFLPESWQINLYGTGLQPSFPENVLSVVDANLDYLKSEAGQLITGSVVVRSAEYTRNISLTELITGYLTGTDLDLYEQTGSDIDLDVSVEGYRALRVDNNLADLNASADLRVRGTVASPVLLGNINIDRGELTLEGNDYSINRGVINFNDPRRTKPNINFEAETNVRDFDVTVQIRGPLDRLNFNFRSDPPLPQPDIFSLLAVGETLEDLGGGGGDSIYRTGSLGVVGAGRVLSRALGESLESRTDKLFGLQRFTVDPFLADEGRDPGARITLGRQISDNVGVTYVTDIGSENSGQIVIVEIQLLEWLTAVATREQDGSLAVDFKLKKRF; translated from the coding sequence ATGTCGCCACGCCTGAAAAAAATTCTGGCCATTCCGGCAATTCTACTGGTCCTAGCGGTAGTTTTTTTCTTCGTCTACCTGAATTCCGGCTCCTTTGCCCGGCGGGCCCAGGCTTGGCTGGTCGATTGGATGGAGGCCCGCTATCAGGTCGAGGTCGAGCTGGACGGCCTCGACCTCGACATCTTCAGGCTGCGCGCCCGTCTCACCGGCTTGCGCATTTTCCAGCGCCCCCGCCAGTATCCCGAACCTGCCTTGCAATTCGAGTCGGTGCTGGTAGACGCTCACTTGAGCGTTCTCTTCTCGGATGAAATCCGGCTGCAGAGGGTGGACTTGAACGGTCCCGTGCTGCGCTTGCGCAGCCCTCAAGACGGTCCCTTCAACCTGCGCGCCATGTTCGCGGGTAAGACAGCCGGGGCAGCCGGCGGCGGCAGCGGATTCGATCTGGGATCGCTGACCATCGAAGAACTGAACATCGACCGGGGCCGGCTTATCTACAACGACCGGGTTTTGCCCATCACCACCACCCGCTTCGGATTCCGCGGCGCAGTGGAAGCGGGGATCACCAAGGGCAGCTATCAAGGGCGCCTGGCCTTGAGCGGGCTCGATTTGGAAACCGAGAAAGTGCTGATCCCCTCGGCCAACGTGGCGGTGAACCTGAGCGGCAACATGGAAGGGATCAGCGATCTGCGCATCGATCTCGACTCGGCGCCGCTGAAAGCGGCTCTTCAGGGTCAGATCGCGGACTTCAGCAGCTTCGCTTATCAATTTCAGGCCGAGATCGAAAGCCGCGTGGAGGACCTGAAGCGACCGGGCTTTCTCGACTCGCTGCAAAGCGCTCCCCTGCGGAGCCGCGGAACCCTCACGGGTCAGGGCAAGTCGTTCCTCTACCAGGGCAGGGTCACCTCTGCGCTCGTCACTGCTTACGACCTCGATTTTCAGGAGATCTCCGCCCAGATCACGGTGGATGCCGAGAAGGCTGACTTCTCGGATCTGGGAGGAATTTTCAGGGGCGGCCGAATTAGCGGTTCGGGCCGATTGGCCATCTCAGAGGACCTGCAAACCGAAATAAAGGCCCAGGTTGAAGGAACCCGCCTGGACGGCTTCCACCGCCTCCTCAGCGGACGCGCCGACGCCTCCATCGACCTTTCCTACCCGGGCCGCCAGTGGGAAAAGATTCGGGGCCGAGGCCGCGGACGCTATCAGGCCGAGCTGAAGCTGGACTTGCTCGACCCCCGCCTGCCCGCCCTTTCCCTGGCGGGAAGCACCCCCATCCGCATCGCCGAAAGCACCGTCTATCTTCAGGGCGGCGAAGCTTCCGGCGAGGGGCTCGCCCTCAAGTATTCCTTTCAAATCGACGGCGACCAGAACTACCGGGGCCAAGCCAGCTTGCAAGCTGAATGGGCCGACCGATTGCTGCAGGCCGTCCTCATCGAATACGCCCAGCAACTCCCCCCCCAATTGCAGGACCGTCTGGCCCTGCGGGGCGCGCTGCGGCTGGAGGCCCAACTCAAGGGCCGGGGCGATGCCTTCAACCTGCGAAGCCAGTTGGAGCCGACTCAAGTGCTGTGGCAGGGCGAGCCCATGGGCCGCCTCAGCGCCCAAGCCCTGTGGACGCCCGAAGCGCTGCATCTGGAAGAGATCCACTTGCAGGAAGGTCCGGTGGACGGCCAGGGACTGCTCTTGCTGCCGCTGCCGCATCCCGCCGACTTCACCCTGCGAATGCAGGCCAGGGCCGCCAACTTGCCGGTGGAGCTGTTCGAGTCTTTCCTGCCTCCCGAGCTGGAGGCGGGCGGACGCGTCAGCGGCGACCTCAGGCTGTCCCGCGCCCCCGCCCAACCCTGGACGCTGCAAAGCGACTTCAGCCTCACCCAACCTCGCCTGCTGGGACGCCGCCTCGACTCCCTGAGCGGACGCTTGAGCCTGGCCGAGCAACGATTGCTGCTGGAGAACTTGCAAGGCTCCCTGGAGGAAGGCAGCTTGAGGGGCTCGCTGACGGCATTGCTCGATGAGGAGTCCTTTCAGGAACTGCGCCTGCAAGCCCGCAACCTTCCCCTCGAACCCCTGGCGGGTCCCGACCTGCCCCTGGCTGGACGCGCCGACCTGACCCTCGATGCCCAGGGGCCATGGACCAGTCCCGACTTCGACCTGCGCATCGAGGCTCCCGCCCTGAGCCTGGCCGACTACAAGCTGGAAGATGCCAAGCTGAGCGCGCAGGGACGCCAAGGCCGCGTCGAGTTCCAGTTCGAACACCGCATGTACGGCTCCGACGTCCTCCACAGCCAGGGAACCGTCTCCCTGCAGCCGCCCTATCAAGCCGACGCCCGCCTGAGCTTCGCCGACCTGGCCCTGGGACCCTTCATTCAAGAGGCCGCCGAAGTGGAGTTGGGCGACGCTTTCGCCGCCCAGGTGACCGGCAGCGTCACATTCAAGGGCGACCTGGCCCAACTGGCACGGGCCGACATCGGCATCGACCTCGACACTCTGCACCTGACCTCCACGGGATATGAACTGAGTAATCCCGCGCCCCTCAAGGCCAGCCTCAGGCAGGGCATGATCAGGATCGAGCCCTTCACCGTCCAAGGCCCTCAAACCGCCCTGACCCTGTCGGGAAACATCTCCGTCCAACCGCCTCGCGAACTGCAACTGCGCCTGGAAGGGAACACCAATCTGCGTCTCTTCAACGATTTCCTTCCCAGCGGAGTGATGTCGGGGGAGGTTCAGCTCAACACCGTCATTTCGGGTTCTCTGGCCGACCCGCGCATCGTGGGCAGCGGATCCCTGAGCAAAGGCATCTTCTACTCGCCTGACCTCTTCACCTCCCTCTACAACGTCCGCGGAGAGTTCAAGTTCAATCCCAGCCAGGTTTCCATCGACTCGCTCAGGGCCGGGACCTCGATGGGCCAGATCCAGGCCCAAGGCGGCATCTTTTTGAACGGCTTCCTGCCCGAGTCCTGGCAGATCAATCTCTACGGCACCGGGCTCCAGCCCTCCTTTCCCGAAAACGTGCTTTCGGTGGTGGACGCCAACCTCGATTACCTGAAGAGCGAGGCCGGCCAACTCATTACCGGATCGGTGGTGGTTCGGTCAGCCGAATACACCCGCAACATCTCCCTCACCGAACTGATCACCGGCTATCTGACCGGAACCGACCTGGACCTCTATGAGCAGACCGGATCGGACATCGACCTGGACGTATCGGTGGAAGGCTACCGCGCCTTGCGGGTGGACAACAATCTGGCCGATCTCAATGCCAGCGCCGACCTTCGGGTGAGGGGGACGGTGGCCTCGCCCGTCCTGCTGGGCAATATCAACATCGACCGCGGCGAGCTGACGCTGGAGGGCAACGACTACTCCATCAACCGGGGCGTCATCAACTTCAACGATCCTCGCCGCACCAAGCCCAACATCAACTTCGAGGCCGAAACCAACGTCCGCGACTTCGACGTGACGGTGCAGATCAGAGGGCCGCTGGACCGCCTCAATTTCAACTTCCGCTCCGATCCGCCGCTGCCTCAGCCCGACATCTTTTCCCTGTTGGCAGTGGGGGAGACGCTGGAGGATTTGGGCGGAGGCGGCGGCGATTCCATCTACCGCACCGGATCGCTGGGCGTGGTGGGAGCGGGCCGGGTGCTCAGCCGAGCCCTGGGAGAGAGCCTGGAGTCGCGGACCGACAAGCTCTTCGGACTGCAGCGCTTTACCGTCGACCCTTTCCTGGCCGACGAAGGACGGGACCCCGGCGCCCGCATCACACTGGGGCGCCAAATCAGCGACAATGTAGGCGTGACTTACGTGACCGACATCGGATCCGAGAACTCGGGCCAAATCGTCATCGTGGAAATTCAATTGCTGGAATGGTTGACAGCCGTTGCCACGCGCGAGCAGGACGGCTCGCTGGCCGTCGACTTCAAGCTCAAGAAACGATTTTAG
- a CDS encoding response regulator, whose amino-acid sequence MDLILVADAEPLPPVLAETITDRDVQLLRAESSAEARRILSQEQTNVRVLLLDWKLPPEGGLELLQWTRRQERLPYLEVVVESSRLGPEDVRHCFDCGACRFVSKPWQPIQLQAALRSAVSDSKMKESLLGRIREYEDALGLLKEGIFKVHTLKDAESLAIGLGRLCRNRQDSMAILELLSNGIEHGNLGIGYEEKSKLLKEGRYREEIKRLLALPPNRNKFVTVHVRISEKGGDIVITDDGPGFDFDNFMTIDQERLYDSHGRGILMASSLLDLQYEPPGNKVRVHLPPRDEEEPSPEDGEVSS is encoded by the coding sequence ATGGACCTCATTCTGGTCGCGGACGCCGAGCCGCTTCCGCCGGTTTTGGCCGAAACGATCACCGACCGAGACGTGCAACTGCTGCGGGCCGAATCCAGCGCCGAGGCGCGCCGGATTCTCAGCCAGGAACAGACGAATGTCCGCGTCTTGCTGCTGGATTGGAAGCTTCCTCCGGAGGGCGGCCTTGAACTCCTTCAGTGGACCCGCCGGCAAGAGAGATTGCCCTACCTTGAAGTAGTCGTCGAATCCTCCAGACTGGGACCCGAAGACGTTCGCCACTGCTTCGATTGCGGAGCCTGCCGTTTCGTCAGCAAACCCTGGCAGCCTATTCAGTTGCAGGCCGCCTTGCGTTCCGCGGTCTCCGATTCCAAGATGAAGGAATCGCTGCTGGGACGCATCCGCGAGTATGAAGACGCCCTCGGACTGCTCAAAGAAGGCATCTTCAAGGTCCACACCCTCAAGGACGCCGAGTCGCTGGCCATCGGATTGGGCCGTCTGTGCCGCAACCGGCAGGACAGCATGGCCATCTTGGAGCTGCTCAGCAACGGCATCGAGCACGGCAACCTGGGAATCGGCTACGAGGAGAAGAGCAAGCTGCTCAAGGAAGGCCGCTACCGTGAAGAGATCAAGCGCCTCCTGGCCCTGCCTCCCAACCGCAACAAGTTCGTCACCGTGCACGTGCGCATCAGCGAGAAGGGGGGCGACATCGTCATCACCGACGACGGCCCCGGGTTCGACTTCGACAACTTCATGACCATTGATCAGGAGCGTCTCTATGACTCCCACGGGCGCGGCATCCTGATGGCCAGTTCCCTGCTCGACTTGCAATACGAGCCTCCCGGCAACAAGGTCCGCGTCCACCTGCCGCCCCGCGACGAAGAAGAACCTTCGCCAGAGGACGGGGAGGTTTCGAGTTGA
- a CDS encoding class I SAM-dependent methyltransferase, which translates to MEHLVGELGPEGRVLDLGAGGGSFNYAATRARVLALDLDFPAGPAPGNARRLKAGAQGLPLKDAAIDVVVCNHTLEHFEDLDSVLDEIGRVLKPGGLLWAAVPDGYSLDDRLYRCVFKGGGHLNQFRFGEFVDRVQQGAQVAARSSKGLNTGFVYLNPPDPSKLPHFPRRARLLGRIRPSWLRAGLVLLNYLARAMDKAGWKGLSRYGWGVVFQRLEEADPPPPPPRLDGEHLSTKPQEWNVCCRCGAGHPEDSLRPGLQRVFLWIKSYRCPLCGQRNLYSRPG; encoded by the coding sequence ATGGAACACTTGGTCGGGGAACTGGGGCCCGAGGGACGCGTGCTCGACCTGGGAGCCGGGGGCGGAAGCTTCAACTACGCCGCCACCCGGGCGCGGGTGCTGGCCCTCGACCTCGACTTTCCGGCGGGACCGGCGCCGGGCAATGCACGCCGCCTCAAAGCCGGAGCCCAAGGGCTTCCTCTCAAGGACGCCGCCATCGACGTGGTGGTCTGCAACCACACTTTGGAGCACTTCGAGGATCTGGACAGCGTCCTGGACGAGATCGGCCGCGTCCTCAAGCCGGGAGGTCTGCTGTGGGCCGCCGTGCCCGACGGGTATTCCCTCGATGACCGCCTCTACCGATGCGTCTTCAAGGGGGGAGGCCACCTCAATCAATTCCGTTTCGGCGAGTTTGTAGACCGGGTGCAGCAAGGCGCGCAGGTGGCGGCGCGCAGCTCCAAGGGACTCAATACCGGTTTCGTTTACCTCAATCCCCCGGATCCCTCCAAGCTGCCCCATTTTCCTCGCCGCGCCCGCCTTCTGGGACGCATCCGCCCCTCTTGGCTGCGGGCCGGCCTGGTCTTGCTCAACTACCTGGCCCGCGCCATGGACAAAGCCGGCTGGAAGGGCCTCAGCCGCTATGGATGGGGCGTGGTCTTCCAACGGCTCGAAGAGGCTGATCCTCCGCCGCCCCCGCCCCGGCTGGACGGCGAGCACCTCAGCACCAAGCCGCAGGAATGGAACGTCTGCTGCCGTTGCGGCGCGGGACATCCCGAGGATTCTTTGCGTCCGGGCTTGCAGCGGGTGTTCCTCTGGATCAAATCCTACCGTTGTCCACTCTGTGGACAGCGCAACCTCTACTCACGTCCCGGCTGA
- a CDS encoding ATP-binding protein yields MIFPILGRFAISETTVTQAQVDLSFASAVCYLELVQDVSDNITKLIGFDEDARYWIGMSIRESVINAIQHGNREDENKTVGVCLTASPDGLVVLVRDQGEGFNEDDLPDPTDSENLLKPSGRGIFYVRSFMDDVSFAALPEGGLEVRMEKRLNREKKGDHDED; encoded by the coding sequence ATGATTTTCCCCATTTTGGGGAGGTTTGCGATTAGCGAAACGACGGTGACTCAGGCACAGGTCGACTTATCCTTCGCGAGCGCGGTCTGTTACCTCGAACTCGTCCAGGATGTTTCCGACAATATCACAAAGCTGATTGGATTTGATGAGGACGCCCGCTACTGGATAGGCATGTCCATCCGGGAGTCGGTGATCAACGCTATCCAGCACGGAAACAGGGAGGACGAGAACAAGACGGTCGGAGTTTGCCTGACGGCTTCTCCGGACGGTCTTGTCGTTTTGGTACGGGACCAGGGCGAGGGATTCAACGAAGATGATCTCCCCGATCCCACCGACTCAGAGAACCTGCTCAAGCCAAGCGGACGCGGCATTTTTTACGTTCGCTCCTTTATGGACGACGTATCCTTCGCGGCGCTGCCGGAAGGCGGGCTTGAGGTACGCATGGAAAAAAGATTGAACCGAGAGAAAAAGGGAGACCACGATGAAGATTGA